CCGTGATTACAGTACGGCCGCAGAACCTGACGCCGGCGGATACGTCATCAGAGGTGACCATCGGGCTGGACGCGGCCATACGCGAGCGACACAACGCCACCACGGGCTACGAACTGGACTATGGCGCAACGGACGGCATGCTGCGCGACGTACTGGAGGCAACCCGCGACGCAAAGATCGTGATCGCCGGGACGATCAACGCCAGCGACGACCCGGCACAAGCCGCGCTGGTCAACGCGCTGCTGGCACGGGGACAACGCACGATTGTGGTGGCTCTACGGACGCCATACGATCTGGCGGTGTTTCCTGAGGTCGACGCTTATCTGTGCGCATACAGCATCCGGCGCGTGAGCATCGAGGCGACAGCCGGCGTGCTGTTCGGAGAATTTGAAGCGACCGGGATATTGCCATGTACCGTCCCGTCTGTGTTAGCATAGTGTCATGATCCCCGCCAAGGCCACCCACGAGCAGCTCAAGCGCCATAACCGGCAGCTACTGCTGCGCGCGGTGGTGAGCGGACTTGCCAACAGCCGCGCCTCACTGGCGCAGTTCACCGGTCTGGCAAAACCCACGGTAAGCGACCTGATCGCGGAACTGCTGAGCGAAGGGCTGCTGGCCGAAGGCGAGTTTGGAGAAGCCGGGGAAACTGGCGGCAAGCGGCCTCGGCTGCTGGAATTCCTGCCGAACGCGCGGCAGATCATCGGCGCGTCGATCAATGCAGACAGCGTCACGGCGGTACTCGCCAATCTGAGCGGCGAGGTCAGCGCGGTCCACCAGGCCGAACTGCGCGGGGCGACCGGCAGCGCGGCGAAGACTATCCTCGAACATGCAATCAACGGCCTGATCGCGCAGCTGGACGCACAACTGCTGTGCATCGGGATCGGCGTGGCGGGCATCGTCGACACGCATCACGGCGTGGTGATCGAGTCGTCGGTCCTGGACTGGTATAACTTCCCGCTCGTCACGCCGCTGGAGGCGTGTTTTGGCGTGCCGGTGTATATCGGGAATATGACCGAACTGGCGACGCGCGTACAGGCCGCCGCACTGCCCGACCCCGAACGGCTGGTTACGCTGCTGATCAACGGCGGCGTCGAGTTTGGGATGGTGCTGGACGGCGCGCACAGTTTCGGCAGCGAGATCGGGGCGCTGGAACCGTCAGGAAGCGGGCATCAAACACTGGCGGCACTGCTGAGCCTCGCGCCGCACGTAAAACTACACCTCCCCGACCCGGTGGCGGTCGGATACCACGCCCGGTTGGGCGACGCGGACGCACTGCGCATCATCGACCAGCACGCGC
The nucleotide sequence above comes from Candidatus Flexicrinis proximus. Encoded proteins:
- a CDS encoding ROK family protein, with the protein product MIPAKATHEQLKRHNRQLLLRAVVSGLANSRASLAQFTGLAKPTVSDLIAELLSEGLLAEGEFGEAGETGGKRPRLLEFLPNARQIIGASINADSVTAVLANLSGEVSAVHQAELRGATGSAAKTILEHAINGLIAQLDAQLLCIGIGVAGIVDTHHGVVIESSVLDWYNFPLVTPLEACFGVPVYIGNMTELATRVQAAALPDPERLVTLLINGGVEFGMVLDGAHSFGSEIGALEPSGSGHQTLAALLSLAPHVKLHLPDPVAVGYHARLGDADALRIIDQHARSLAQALKWVIGLLRPDHITLVGPVVDYGDLFLKHVRDALKAQLPAGWLDSVAISLVTADHLSANGAVTLAIQKEMGIP